From the Asterias amurensis chromosome 1, ASM3211899v1 genome, the window GATATGTACCGCACACACAACATTTGTCGTGAACTTGTTGAAATAAGCGAGCGCTGTAGGCACAAGTTGCAAGCTATCAATCTTGAAAACTCCACAATGTGACTCTACAATATATTTCAAGCATCGCACAGTTCAATTTGAGCTTCAAACTAGCGGCTTTTGAGATGAAAACGGGTTGGTTATAGTCCATATGGTGGCAGATCTTTTGTGTGCGGTTGGGCTTCTTCCGACCGTCAGGACGACAGAGCGCTGTCTGCCATTGCTCCAGCATTGCACGGCTCTCTTGAAACCCAGATATTTGCATATACAAGTGTATTTATAGTTCATCTCTCGTTTGACAATGATGTCACTGACAACCAATCACATGCTCTCTGGGTGCATAAAATATTAGCTGTCTTATGAATATTTAGCATGAAAACAGGAAGCTGACCATCCATGCATGTTCATTGAAAAGCTGTTGGTCCTTCTGAATTATAGTATAGGGGAGTGGTTTGAATCCACAATATTTATTTCACATCATGGACCAAATGACGTTTCCCCAAACAAATTGTATGggttattttcataaaaaatagtaaatctGTGATACCAGTTTAAGAAGTGTGAAAACATCCTGATAAAAGTGGCGAATTAAAGTAAATGGGGCCtacatggttttaaaataaaatgtttttactcTTAAACAAAActggttattttttgtttaatttgtttaaaacatgtTATGCCTTCAGTGAATTTGACAATTTATGTTACTACAAAATGTAAGAAAAGGTGTCATGTTTAACTTAGAGGAAGGAAACGATGGTGCATTTACAGTGGTTACCCCCTATCAAAAATTGGTGCAGTCCATGGGACCTGATTCAAGAGCCATGCTAGTTGGTCGATATTTGACATAGCAGCAGCAGGCAGTGGGCATTTGGAAGAGTAACACAGTGCACATAATGTTATGAGCTGTAGGATGTGAGAGCAGTCTGGTGATAAATTGATTATTGACTTTCAGACACTACTCAAGGAGGCAGCTTGCTCAAGTTTGCATGCTTATATCAGGAACCACAATTATCGCCTTTTGTTGCACTTACAGGCTTAACGTAAAAGCTGAATTTAAGgttaactttaaaataaaataaaaattgtaaaaaaaccttttatgtATTCAAACCCTATTCAATTGAAGCAATCAATTAAACCAGCTCAGTACAAGTTGTTTTCATATAGCAATATTTTGCTGTAAAGTTCAGAAGAACAGATTCTCGCACAAACTCTTAAGGTCAACCTACACACCCTATTAAGCTCGGACTAAACAGAAAAAGTTTGAAGCATTTCTCCAAAGCCCTCAAAATTAGTATTATTTTAAGATTTTTAGTTTCGGTGATTGTCTTGAAGTAGAACTTCTTATAAACACTTTACACAAAATGTAAAGTGTATTAGTTGGAGATTAATCATTTCAgtggcattttgaaaaatacttcaACAACGTTTGAGAAATTTAATCAAAACTTTAAAACATGTTGTACAGATTTGCTGAGAATTACAAACTTGGGctttacttttacataaaatttcaataaaaaatagaGTGCCCCTAAAGACACCCGGACAATCCTTTCACAAACAAGTcagataaaagaaaaataacattgttttcCCAGGCCTGTATGCCTTATTTTTTAATGGGGAAAGGCACCATGGAGACATGTTCTCCTTTCCTTAGTAAAAGGCACTCTattaggaaattgtaaatttttactggagcatttcaagggcaccaaggcaatgactggggggggggggtattgagATAACTACTTtagttgcctctgtgaagtagaAGGCCTGTTTTCTGAATGATCCATTCCGATTAGGATGTTCTTATTGATTTCTTTGTAGATATGGATGAACAAGTTGATATTGACAAGAGCAGTGGATCCAACACCACAGCCGCTCCCACAGGCAGAGTCCAGCCGTCAGTCCAGGGGTCACCATTCCCGCAGTAATGCATCCTCTAGTGCATCACACATGCAGGCCCAGATGCAGTTACAGGCAGTGGCTGATGCACAGCAGCGgcaaacagcagcagcagcgagCAGGGCCGCAGCTACACAGCAACAGGGTAAATTATagtgacctggggtggatttcatatTGACAAAttgctttgctaagcaaaaattgagcgACACACCAGTCGtagcaatgtaaacttaatgttattttggctggtaacccgtttctattaagcaatttttttctgtgcttagcaagtttttgtgcttacaggctttatgaaattgggcccaggaatcTTCAGGATTTCTGCATACTCTCAACAATCTTTGAGTGATTTACTTGGAATCCTTTCTcacaaaatccaacaccataAATTCAACATCCAACTTGTATGACTATGATTAAGGTGGTGTATGCCTGATCCTTAAGGAGGTGGGGCTTGGGAGTTGGACAAGGTCAAAAGTAAAGTGTGACATCAACGTTGGTACCTTCTTACTTCATGTaccttttatttccatttgttaaagaATTACAGTACTGCTCATTTCAGCCAGTAATATTAAATTTGAAGCAACGGGTACCACAAAAGTTGCTTTGGTTTGGATAATGTGATAATGATTGGTTAAAGTCATTTGAtgatttgtcaaaaaaataaaaaatacattcacTTGGGAAATCATTTCACCCAAAGTACACAAATAATATGTGCCTGGCAGTAAGAAACATATATCTAAATTTATATTCAGTTGATGATTTGCACTATCTGAAACACCTTTTTTCTCCCTTCAGGCAATCAGCCATTCCAGATAACGGGTGCAGCTACACAGCAACTTGTAAGTAgtttaaaaagttaaacttgATTAGTTCTGAACATTAAATTATAGTGTTGGAGGTCTattacacatattttttttttttttaccctctTTTAAAACTTTACTTTTGTGTTTGCAGAGTTCGCCCGCTGCAGCAGCAGCTCTTGCCTTTCAACAAGGTGTGCTTCAATTACAACATCCCTTGACAACCTTGCCCGCTGGACTTACACTAGCACAGCCAGGTAAGATCCTGCAGGGTGTGTGAAGGATATCCTCAGGAAATGGCCCTGCCCATCATTCCTCTTGTCGGCCATCAAATTAGGGCCCAGATCCACCAAGGTGTTCATGGATCTGGCTCTATTAAAAATTCAtatgaataacaataatataagttatcacacaagcgcgagtggaatacggaaaaatatagcgcttctgcgtcccatatccaacgaggccgaaggccgagtcggatatgggacgcagacgggctatattttccgtatttccacgagcgcgcgtgtgataacgtatttatcttcaagcaaacttggcgcgtgacatagaactcacaagacgcatggtaatgatattagccgtgcaatataggtttttatcaccactccattctgccaatctgattggaggattagcgcgtacttgaagataatacatCTTATAGCACTGGAGGGTGTCCCAAAAGTGTTCAATTGTTTTCTACAAAGTATGCACCATGTTATACTGTTAACAAGGTGTGACTGTTtaaaaggtgctgtggcacaatctGCAGCCAACCATGCTAGAAAACACATGGCTGAACCCCCTGCCTGCTCTTATCAAAAAGTACTGGATTATTTTACGTGCAAAACAACACACTACAACACACTGGAACTATGGCTTTACACGTGCATGTTTTCCATTTGCAGGGCATTGATTCTGGCAGAAATTAATTGATAAGTCGTACAGGTCGATTGTTAAGCATAAATTTATGAGGTtaaattttcttgttttctcaTAAAGGGCTGTATTATACAGTCTCATGGGCAGGGGATATATGTCTTTAATGAAAGCTATAAATGTTCCAACATTTGTTAACTTGCAGCAGTAACTCAGACGTTTCCAGCCTACACATTGAGCCAGCCACAAGGAGGCTTACAACCCAGCTACCAGGCCGTGCTGCCCTCTGGGCAAACAGTTATGATTCAACCTCCACCCCAGGTGCCTCAGTCCCAACAAAGTCAGCAAGCAGGGGGAGCACAACCCACCATCAACATAACAACAGTTCAGGTTTGTCATTAGCTTTACTCAAGTAGTCCTCAAAATCTATAACTTCAGAGGTTTCTAGCAGGGCTTGATAATAACACTTGACTGCAGGcttgaggccagtgattttagcatcgtGCCAGTAAACTTATGACTGAAGTCCAGCAGTCGTgtgtttttgaataataacACTTCACTGCAGTTTTCATTTAAACTGATAAATACAAATATATTTCAATTCCATTAAGTATTGAAGTATTAATCATAAGAGCAATGAGACAAATGTTTTCATGTAGTGCTTGTTCTATAAGCACCTCAAATGTGAAACTGTAAAGATAGTGTTATTTTCATTAAATTTCAGCCTTTTAACAAattctctggtccagtaaaagttttgagctacaagtCTTTTGGATTTTTCCCCAAATccaacatacatacatacatcctAAGATATGGATCTCAGTTTCAGACTCTTTTGTCAGcagtgactctcacccctgtaaTATATAATGGGTCTtgttttatttctcaaaattgaTTGTGTAAATGCATTCACTTTTTGGATAGCTTTTGATGCCTTCAAATCTGTATCTGTTTACCTCTGTGTTTATTGGCTTATTTAAGAGTTAAGATCAAATTTCATTTAATAACTGTTTTCATAATCATTTTTTAACATTTAGCTTCAATCTCATAAAGGTATTATTTCTGAAGTATTATTTTAGTCTGTATGAaaatttctgtttttgtttagttttataaTTAAAAAGTGTCAAATGAgtcttgtaaaaaatatttttgaacaaTATTTATCCAATTGATTTATTTAGGCGCGTGTACTCCAGCAAGTGGATGGAGCGAACGATACGTCCGATgaagacgatgatgatgatgatgacgacgaTGAAGATAATGAAAATGACGACGATGAAAATGAAGACAACAATGATTATTCTCAAGATATTGAAGAGGTTTGTGCTATTTTATAAATATACCCTCAAATCTTACAAAGTGTGGAATTTAATATAAGGGCCTCTGTGGTCTGCACGTATTTCTAGGCCTGCTGttatattttttagtttaaatttCTGTTAACAAAATGTATTACTATTTTAATATCCTGTTTTAGCCTACATACTTTTCTGACAAAGCCCCAACGCCAATAACATAAGAAAGAAACTCATTACACTGGGCCAATTTCTTGTTGTCACTTGTTCAAGATATGACTATTGTCACACTTTCCCTAAAGAAATCTGGCGGTTAATCTTTTATCAGATCGGAAACAAATTCCCTTACAGCACGTGCTCAGATAGAAAGTCTTGGTTATCAAGACATTCATAAAAATCTTTTAATGCAATCCTGGAATGCAATAGTATATTTCACTGACAAAAGAGATTGGGCTAGTATATAAACGTCATATTATGCAATTGGCATCACTTGTGCAATAGGCATCATTAAGAAAGTTAAATGATTGGATTTCCCTTTGTCTATAGAAACCATTAAattctgatgatgatgtcagTGATGAAGATCCTGCAGAACTTTTTGAGACTGAGAATGTAGTTGTGTGCCAGTATGACAAGGTAAGAGTTAGGGCCAAGTTTGACCAAATATGGACATTTTAAAGCACAGTCGATCCTGCCTATAGCTTGGATGGGTACCAATCAATCCTATGGTGGTTTGAGATGCAATAAACTCAGTCAGTAGATAGAACATACGCGTAAGCTCTTCCAGATAAAGCAATTTCAGTTAGAACCAAATCTGAGACTGattaatttgtattgtttgataTAAGAACAAAGTACCATGCCTTTTCAAGGGGAGTGAGTTTGATTTCTCCCACATTCCCTCTGGACCTCCCTGGAAAAGAAATTGTAGAcacccatttttttttcaagagatgATTCATACAAACCATGgagaaaaaaagacaaagacCTCAGTCAGCTTGTTGGGTTCCACACACCCCAAAGAAAAAGCCTTTTCTTTGATGAAAGCTGCCCACAAACATTTAGGTTGTTAACTTACAAGAGCCTTAAGTGAGGATTGATTGTTGGTGGAGTGCAAATCTGACACGCAAGTGCCTACCATAAACAAAACTTGAAGAACTGAAAGTAATGAAGACAAAGACTACAGAAActcaaaatgttgcattttgtttgattgaaataTTGGGGGACGGGAATGACTTCTCTCTTCCACAAACCAATGATAAATCATACTTTCAACCCCTTTCCACATATCCTGACAATCCTCTTAATCATATTTTCCCGTCCTCCTCTACCGCTCCGCCTCGCTTCAACAGATCAGCAGAAGTAGAAATCGCTGGAAGTTTCATCTAAAGAATGGCATCATGAACGTGAAAGGTCGAGATTACATCTTCTTTAAGGCTGGAGGAGATGCCGATTGGTAGTCTCCCTTCCAGGAGTTCACTGTGCAATTGGGTGATGTAGGTAACTGCTTCCTAATGGTAATAGACTGAATATGACCACTAACTTCTGGAACATGCATGTGTTTGCCAACTTGGATGAAAAATGTCTTTTGCttcatgttttgtttatcaAAGAGTCACTGAAGTGAGCCATTACATGTACCTATCCTTTCTGAACATGAGATGGGCATGTCCAAAATACAAAGTAGCTCAATGGATTTGGGCTTTGGGTAATCATTGGAGCAAGGAAGTTTGTGTGAAGTGGGTTTAGCTTTGGTTTGAATTGAGTCACacttgacttaaaggcactggacactattggtaattgtcaaagatcagtcttctcactttgtgtatctcaacatttgcataagataacaaacctgtaaaaatttgaactcaattggttgtcaaagttgcgagagaataatggaagaaaaaacacccttttacttgtcgcacaagttttgtgcttcagatgcttgaattcgagacctcagctgaggtctcactaaaatattttagtgagaaattacttctttctcaaaacaacgttacttcagagggagccgtttctcacaatgtgttatactatcgatagctctccattgctcgttaccgattaagtttttatgctaacagttatttggattaattaccaatagtgtccagtgcctttaaagtggaaATCAATCTTGTCATCTGATATGTCTAATTGATTTAAAAAGATCAAGGTTATCACAAAATTCTTGGACTATTCGGTACAATTTATGTTTCTCATCCTTTTTTTGGGGGAGGGGCATCGTAGTGTCTTAGAGTTAACTGCCTTTGTGTGGCTttagagagggagagagagagtAGATATTTTTCCAAAGACAAATCATAGAAAAGTATCAGGAAATCTATAATATAAGATTAATAGATTCTAACTAATAACAAATGGGAGTTTATATAGAATGAAAGTTACTAAGAAAGGGAGTTGATTAAAAGTAAACAGAAcaacttacaatttttttttttttacatgataTTTGTTTACGGTAAAtttcaatgatttattttgtaaaaccaATCTAATTGGTTATTTCTTAGGGTGTCAAAGTCTTATCTACACCCGCCAAACTCTTATAATGTAGCGCATAATTATAATTGCTAAAAAAAGGATGTAGAAACTTAACAGCcagtattttaatttttgtgtaaTTGCAGGAGAGTGAATTGTTCACTGGTTGAATTTGACAATGTGCTGTCATGTTTGCACCTTGCACTGTGCCACATGTCTTTATGCACCAGTAAGTTTGTAATCTGGTTCAACTCAGTGCTGTGCGCTCAATGTGGGGATTTTCATGTGTTGGTGTTTGAAGAAGGTGTTGGTATTTCTTTGAGAAATTTACCATTATTACCTGGGAAGAGGAATTTGGTgaaatttacatgtatttaaaatgtCCAGTTAAATATGTGGAATATCTGCTTCTTTAAAGTTtatttaaaaagtatattcattTAATGCTAAATTTGAGCTAGTGAGCATTATACTGAGATAAAgctttattttgtaaataagaTGTCAGTAAGTCAAACATCCAAAAACAAATGTGTGTTATAATGTAATAGTTCTCACACTAGGTTTCTGTAAGCTTGAGGGATTTTGTTCACTGGAGTTTTGTGAGAAACAAGTTATCTGATTTGTCCAGCTCACTGGTTATGCATCTTTGTATGGAAGTCCTCAGCTTTACAATCAATTATGTTACATGAGAATTATACGACAAGCCAGTAGGtattcaatattattttgttagacctatttttttttgcaacaagcAGTAAACACTAAATTAAAGACTCGACTTAAGGGTTTGAGAAGTATAAATCATCAGGTGTGTATGTCATGTTCCATgtgtgaaataataatgaatgctGATTCTTGTCACACCAAAGAGGGGTCTGACTAATTTTCTTTAGCCTTGGTTTGGTTAACATTGATTTCAATTGGACTAAGACAAAATGGTTAAGTAGTTTGAAGCTGCTTTATCATGGAGATATGTTGTCTTATTTTGGTTCTCAACATAAGCAAGTGTGCCAGGCACAAGGTTTTGAGCAGTTTAAAAATCCACTAAATCTAGCTGGAAGTTGTTAATTTGTTTCAGAAACATAAGTAATGTACACAATTTAAATTGAgaatatgaaaggaaaaacagcAAGAAAGAGCAATTGTTGGAATGGAAGAAGTAAAGTTTTACATTATTGAGAAAAAAGGAATCATTGTATTGCTTCTGATTTTCTGCTGTGATGTGCGTTGGATATTGGGTTTCTGGTAGGTGGTTGTTGCCTTAGGGCTTTGCCAGACCCCGAGACAATTTACAAGgtaccagttccaggcaattttCAAGGAGAGAATCCATTCATATTTGAATtttctcataattttcttgGGAATCGCTagaaattgttaaaaaattgctACCGAAGTGTTCTTGTAGCATACACTGCATttggttgcctgcaaaagttggtGTGACCTGGTGTGACAAGGCTCTAGAATCATTCAGtcacaaacaagtttttaaaatttatttagcAAAGCAGCTCACTGAATAAGCTTCAAACAGGGATGTGAAATTTCAGACTTATAACTGAGTTCAGAGCTTTACGCCTgcttggtgaaaaaaaaataagctgTGTTTTTTCAGATAAGAAGTCCCACCTTTTAATCAATTACTGATGACACTGATCCCAAAAGTTCATTGAAATCTAAGGGGTTACAAAAACTTGGAAAAGCCATCAGTTCAATATATTTTCTAAACATCCTAGTTTCAAAGCCTTTGTTTGTCAGCAGTAGTGCGATGCGCGCTCACCACAGATCAAAGCACTTAGAAACTAAAGATGCTAATTCCTTCAATTATCATGCTTTATTACTTTCGATGGGGTGAAATTGTGgatttcatcaaaaatttgtTCAATTTGAAAAGATGTTCCAGGATATTTATGTTCCTCTTTTTGATGACATTGTAAGCATTGCGGGCTGCTTGGGATGGTGCTTGCATgtaaaccatagagctataggCCCTAATGATGTAAACTAAATTTTACATAATGTAAAaaattttttgttcattttttgggCTATTTTGCTAGTAATGGGCAATGTTTTTGGCAAAGAATGAACAAtaaattaaactaaagtaaAGAACACTATATGAGCGTTATTAACAAACAATAAGATACAAAGATGTATAATTGAAACGGCATTAAAGTATAGTGATGATTAAATCAGTTACAATGGTCGTATTGTTCTCTTTAGAACTTCACTTATAGACGATTTAGAAGATTGATGAGCGTAAACACAAGGGATGTGATTTGGTCAACCTGTACAGATACATTTTTTGACATTTCCTTTGCTCTATAAAGGA encodes:
- the LOC139948371 gene encoding transcription initiation factor IIA subunit 1-like isoform X3; this encodes MANSQAVYKLYKSVIDDVILNVREAFLDEGVDEQVLQELKQIWMNKLILTRAVDPTPQPLPQAESSRQSRGHHSRSNASSSASHMQAQMQLQAVADAQQRQTAAAASRAAATQQQGNQPFQITGAATQQLSSPAAAAALAFQQGVLQLQHPLTTLPAGLTLAQPVTQTFPAYTLSQPQGGLQPSYQAVLPSGQTVMIQPPPQVPQSQQSQQAGGAQPTINITTVQARVLQQVDGANDTSDEDDDDDDDDDEDNENDDDENEDNNDYSQDIEEKPLNSDDDVSDEDPAELFETENVVVCQYDKISRSRNRWKFHLKNGIMNVKGRDYIFFKAGGDADW
- the LOC139948371 gene encoding transcription initiation factor IIA subunit 1-like isoform X2, translating into MANSQAVYKLYKSVIDDVILNVREAFLDEGVDEQVLQELKQIWMNKLILTRAVDPTPQPLPQAESSRQSRGHHSRSNASSSASHMQAQMQLQAVADAQQRQTAAAASRAAATQQQGNQPFQITGAATQQLSSPAAAAALAFQQGVLQLQHPLTTLPAGLTLAQPAVTQTFPAYTLSQPQGGLQPSYQAVLPSGQTVMIQPPPQVPQSQQSQQAGGAQPTINITTVQARVLQQVDGANDTSDEDDDDDDDDDEDNENDDDENEDNNDYSQDIEEKPLNSDDDVSDEDPAELFETENVVVCQYDKISRSRNRWKFHLKNGIMNVKGRDYIFFKAGGDADW
- the LOC139948371 gene encoding transcription initiation factor IIA subunit 1-like isoform X1, which gives rise to MRTKFSITKKSCNLTISQINKKHFIISHLFQYKLYKSVIDDVILNVREAFLDEGVDEQVLQELKQIWMNKLILTRAVDPTPQPLPQAESSRQSRGHHSRSNASSSASHMQAQMQLQAVADAQQRQTAAAASRAAATQQQGNQPFQITGAATQQLSSPAAAAALAFQQGVLQLQHPLTTLPAGLTLAQPAVTQTFPAYTLSQPQGGLQPSYQAVLPSGQTVMIQPPPQVPQSQQSQQAGGAQPTINITTVQARVLQQVDGANDTSDEDDDDDDDDDEDNENDDDENEDNNDYSQDIEEKPLNSDDDVSDEDPAELFETENVVVCQYDKISRSRNRWKFHLKNGIMNVKGRDYIFFKAGGDADW